Proteins from a single region of Calditerricola satsumensis:
- a CDS encoding MgtC/SapB family protein: protein MSTWMATVTSSTYFDITVRLLLAVILGGLIGLERDKRDLPAGFRTHILVCLGSALIMLISIYGFEDVIDRTNIQADPARLAAQVVSGIGFLGAGTILVHGFAIRGLTTAASLWVVSGIGLAVGAGFYFGAVLTTALVLFSLVLLNRLESWYVSQRRLRRLVVRVVDQPGQLARIASLLSNYGVIIRRIEVEDVHRKGDKPSVDITLSLHFPPDQSPLFVVERLRDLDGVRDVSLL, encoded by the coding sequence GTGAGCACGTGGATGGCGACCGTGACCTCGTCGACCTATTTCGACATCACGGTGCGGCTCCTGCTGGCGGTGATCCTTGGCGGGCTCATCGGTCTGGAGCGGGACAAACGCGATTTGCCCGCCGGCTTTCGCACGCACATTCTCGTTTGCCTCGGTTCGGCTCTCATCATGCTCATCTCCATCTACGGCTTTGAGGACGTGATCGATCGGACCAACATCCAGGCCGATCCGGCCCGGCTGGCCGCGCAGGTGGTCAGCGGCATCGGCTTTTTGGGTGCGGGCACAATCCTCGTACACGGATTTGCCATTCGCGGGTTGACCACGGCCGCCTCGCTGTGGGTGGTCTCCGGCATCGGGCTCGCCGTCGGGGCGGGGTTTTACTTTGGCGCCGTGCTGACCACGGCCTTGGTCCTGTTCAGCCTTGTGCTCTTGAACCGCCTGGAGAGCTGGTATGTCAGCCAGCGCCGGCTGAGGCGGCTTGTGGTTCGCGTAGTGGATCAGCCGGGGCAGCTCGCCCGCATTGCCAGCCTCCTGAGCAACTACGGCGTCATCATTCGCCGCATCGAAGTGGAAGACGTCCATCGCAAGGGCGACAAGCCCAGCGTCGACATCACCCTGTCGCTTCATTTTCCGCCCGACCAGTCGCCGCTGTTTGTCGTCGAGCGCCTGCGCGATCTTGACGGCGTGCGCGATGTCTCGCTGCTGTGA
- a CDS encoding protein arginine kinase, with product MNGSGPDADIVVSSRVRLARNLRDLPFPYLATNSQLEAVLERVRRALGQEALAPYRFTWIPMDELDEIDKRVLVEKHLISPLLAEEARKGAVAISEDERISIMVNEEDHLRIQVLFPGLQLAEAWQLASRIDDALEAALNYAFHERRGYLTACPTNVGTGIRASVMVHLPALVMTQQVGRILTAIHQVGLVVRGLYGEGSEALGNLFQISNQITLGRSEEDILENLHGVVKQVIEHERTARRSLLETNRLKLEDRLSRSFGILSHARIIESKEAIQRLSDVRLGVDLGLFRGVTPATLNELTVMTQPGFLQRWAGQALTPEQRDERRARLIRERLNRAAGGES from the coding sequence ATGAATGGCAGCGGCCCCGATGCCGACATCGTGGTGTCGAGCCGCGTCCGCCTGGCGCGCAACCTGCGCGATTTGCCCTTTCCGTACCTGGCCACCAACAGCCAGCTGGAGGCGGTTTTGGAGCGCGTCCGGAGGGCCTTGGGCCAGGAGGCGCTGGCCCCGTACCGCTTCACGTGGATCCCGATGGACGAGCTGGACGAGATCGACAAGCGGGTGCTTGTGGAGAAGCACCTCATCAGCCCGCTGCTGGCGGAAGAGGCGCGCAAGGGTGCCGTGGCCATCAGCGAGGACGAGCGCATCAGCATCATGGTGAACGAGGAGGACCACCTGCGCATTCAGGTCCTCTTTCCCGGCTTGCAGCTGGCCGAGGCGTGGCAGCTGGCCAGCCGGATCGATGACGCCCTCGAGGCGGCCTTGAACTACGCCTTCCACGAGCGCCGCGGGTACCTGACGGCCTGTCCGACCAACGTGGGAACGGGCATTCGCGCGTCGGTGATGGTCCACCTGCCGGCGCTGGTGATGACGCAGCAGGTGGGGCGCATCCTGACGGCCATTCACCAGGTGGGCCTCGTCGTGCGGGGGCTGTACGGCGAGGGGAGTGAGGCCCTCGGCAACCTGTTTCAGATCTCCAACCAGATCACCTTGGGCCGCTCCGAGGAGGACATCTTGGAAAACCTCCACGGCGTGGTCAAGCAGGTCATCGAGCACGAGCGCACCGCGCGGCGCTCGCTCCTCGAGACCAACCGCCTGAAGCTGGAAGACCGCCTGAGCCGTTCCTTCGGCATTCTGTCCCACGCGCGGATCATCGAGTCCAAGGAGGCCATCCAGCGCCTGTCGGATGTGCGCCTTGGTGTCGATTTGGGCTTGTTCCGCGGCGTGACGCCGGCGACCCTCAACGAGCTCACCGTCATGACCCAGCCGGGCTTTTTGCAGCGCTGGGCGGGGCAGGCGCTGACGCCCGAGCAGCGCGACGAGCGGCGGGCGCGCCTGATTCGCGAACGTTTGAACCGCGCCGCTGGCGGCGAATCCTAA
- a CDS encoding CtsR family transcriptional regulator, with translation MRCIADIIEQYLKELLNESPLGMVEIQRSELASRFRCVPSQINYVINTRFTLEKGYLVESKRGGGGFIRIRKVQGNENQALFRAILERIGDCVSQSASDAILQHLHEEGWLEERELRLLKTVLSRNVLPLPIPLRDQVRAAMLRAVVAEVLSDGWRRNAP, from the coding sequence GTGCGCTGCATAGCCGACATCATCGAGCAGTACCTGAAGGAGCTTCTCAACGAAAGTCCCCTGGGAATGGTCGAGATTCAACGCAGCGAGCTGGCCAGCCGCTTTCGCTGCGTTCCGTCGCAGATCAATTACGTGATCAACACGCGCTTTACCCTCGAAAAGGGGTACCTGGTGGAATCGAAACGCGGAGGTGGCGGTTTTATCCGCATCCGCAAGGTCCAGGGCAATGAGAACCAGGCCCTGTTTCGGGCCATACTAGAACGGATCGGAGATTGCGTTTCGCAGTCGGCAAGCGACGCCATCTTGCAGCACTTGCATGAGGAAGGGTGGCTGGAGGAGCGGGAGCTGCGCCTCTTGAAAACGGTCCTCTCCCGCAACGTGCTGCCGCTGCCCATTCCCCTGCGCGACCAGGTGCGCGCGGCGATGCTCCGCGCGGTGGTGGCAGAGGTATTGAGCGACGGATGGAGGAGGAATGCGCCATGA
- a CDS encoding ATP-dependent Clp protease ATP-binding subunit, producing the protein MMFGRFTERAQKVLALAQEEAIRLGHSSIGTEHILLGLVREGEGIAAKALLGLGLDLEKIRDEVESLIGKGTEQPTHLNYTPRAKKVIELSMDEARKLGHTYVGTEHILLGLIREGEGIAARVLNNLGVSLNKARQQVLQLLGSSEAVSSHPHGGGGHVSTPTLDSLARDLTAIAREGGLDPVIGREKEIERVIQVLSRRTKNNPVLIGEPGVGKTAIAEGLAQRIVNNEVPETLRDKRVMSLDMGTVVAGTKYRGEFEDRLKKIMDEIRQAGNIILFIDELHTLIGAGGAEGAIDASNILKPALARGELQCIGATTLDEYRKYIEKDPALERRFQPIMVDEPTPEETVKILEGLRDRYEAHHRVKITDEAIEAAVKLSDRYITDRFLPDKAIDLIDEAASKVRLASYTVPPNLKELEQKLEEIRKEKEAAVQSQEFEKAAALRDKEQKVREELERLRREWKEKQGQTDSEVTAEDIAEIVSNWTGIPVSKLAEEETERLLKLEEILHKRVIGQDEAVKAVARAIRRARAGLKDPKRPIGSFIFLGPTGVGKTELARALAEALFGDENAMIRIDMSEYMEKHSTSRLIGAPPGYVGYEEGGQLTEKVRRKPYSVVLLDEIEKAHPEVFNILLQVLEDGRLTDGKGRTVDFRNTVIIMTSNVGADLIKKGGGLGFTVPADADQREFEGMKEKVMNELKRTFRPEFLNRIDEVIVFHPLKEEHIVQIVSLMAEQLRKRLLEQGIDFVLTDKAKQKIAKEGFDPQYGARPLRRAIQRHIEDRLSEELLLGHIQRGDKVEIDVDDQGAFVVRKVEPVAS; encoded by the coding sequence ATGATGTTTGGCCGTTTCACGGAACGCGCGCAAAAGGTGCTGGCGTTGGCCCAGGAGGAAGCGATTCGCCTGGGGCATTCCTCGATCGGCACCGAGCACATCCTGCTCGGCCTCGTCCGCGAGGGGGAAGGCATTGCCGCCAAGGCCTTGCTCGGTCTGGGCCTCGACCTCGAGAAGATCCGCGACGAAGTGGAGTCCCTCATCGGCAAGGGGACGGAACAGCCGACCCACCTCAACTACACGCCGCGTGCGAAAAAGGTGATCGAGCTGTCGATGGACGAGGCGCGCAAGCTGGGCCACACCTACGTCGGCACGGAACACATCCTCCTCGGCCTGATCCGCGAAGGGGAGGGCATTGCCGCCCGCGTCCTCAACAACCTCGGCGTCAGCCTGAACAAGGCCCGCCAGCAGGTTTTGCAGCTGTTGGGCTCGAGCGAGGCGGTTTCCTCGCACCCGCACGGCGGGGGGGGCCATGTGAGCACGCCGACGCTGGACAGCCTGGCCCGCGACTTGACGGCCATTGCCCGGGAAGGAGGCCTTGACCCGGTCATCGGCCGCGAGAAGGAGATCGAGCGCGTCATCCAGGTGCTCAGCCGGCGGACGAAGAACAACCCCGTGCTGATCGGCGAGCCGGGCGTCGGGAAGACGGCCATCGCCGAGGGGCTGGCCCAGCGCATCGTCAACAACGAGGTGCCGGAAACCCTGCGCGACAAGCGGGTCATGTCCCTCGACATGGGCACGGTGGTGGCCGGCACGAAGTACCGCGGTGAGTTTGAGGACCGCCTGAAGAAGATCATGGACGAGATCCGCCAGGCGGGGAACATCATCCTGTTCATCGACGAGCTGCACACGCTCATCGGCGCCGGCGGGGCCGAAGGGGCCATCGACGCCTCCAACATCCTCAAGCCGGCCCTCGCCCGCGGCGAACTGCAGTGCATCGGCGCCACCACCCTCGACGAGTACCGCAAGTACATTGAAAAGGATCCGGCCCTCGAGCGCCGCTTCCAGCCGATCATGGTCGACGAGCCGACGCCGGAGGAGACGGTCAAGATCCTCGAAGGGCTGCGCGACCGCTACGAGGCCCATCACCGGGTGAAGATCACCGACGAGGCCATCGAGGCGGCAGTCAAGCTGTCCGACCGCTACATCACCGACCGCTTCCTGCCCGACAAGGCCATCGACCTCATCGACGAGGCGGCGTCCAAGGTGCGCCTGGCCTCCTACACCGTGCCGCCGAACCTGAAGGAGCTGGAGCAGAAGCTGGAGGAGATTCGCAAGGAGAAGGAAGCGGCGGTGCAGAGCCAGGAGTTTGAGAAGGCGGCCGCCCTGCGCGACAAGGAGCAGAAGGTGCGCGAGGAGCTGGAGCGGCTGCGCCGGGAGTGGAAGGAGAAGCAGGGCCAGACCGATTCCGAGGTGACGGCCGAGGACATCGCCGAGATCGTCTCCAACTGGACGGGCATCCCGGTGAGCAAGCTGGCCGAAGAGGAGACGGAGCGCCTCTTGAAGCTGGAGGAGATCCTCCACAAGCGCGTCATCGGCCAGGACGAGGCGGTCAAGGCCGTGGCCCGGGCCATCCGCCGCGCCCGCGCCGGCCTGAAGGATCCCAAGCGGCCCATCGGCTCCTTCATCTTCCTCGGTCCGACGGGCGTCGGCAAGACGGAGCTGGCCCGCGCCTTGGCGGAGGCCCTCTTCGGCGACGAGAACGCCATGATCCGCATCGACATGTCGGAGTACATGGAGAAGCACTCCACCTCCCGCCTCATCGGCGCGCCGCCCGGGTATGTCGGCTACGAAGAGGGCGGCCAGCTGACGGAGAAGGTGCGCCGCAAGCCCTATTCCGTTGTGCTCCTCGACGAGATCGAGAAGGCGCATCCGGAGGTGTTCAACATCCTCCTGCAGGTGCTCGAGGACGGGCGGCTGACCGACGGCAAGGGGCGGACGGTCGACTTCCGCAACACGGTGATCATCATGACCTCCAACGTCGGCGCCGACCTGATCAAGAAGGGCGGCGGCCTCGGCTTCACCGTCCCCGCCGATGCCGACCAGCGCGAGTTTGAGGGCATGAAGGAGAAGGTGATGAACGAGCTGAAGCGCACCTTCCGCCCCGAATTCCTCAACCGCATCGACGAGGTGATCGTCTTCCATCCGCTCAAGGAGGAGCACATCGTCCAGATCGTCTCGCTGATGGCCGAGCAGCTGCGCAAACGCCTGCTCGAGCAGGGGATCGACTTCGTGCTCACCGACAAGGCCAAGCAGAAGATTGCCAAGGAAGGCTTCGACCCGCAGTACGGGGCGCGGCCGCTGCGGCGGGCCATCCAGCGCCACATCGAGGATCGCTTGTCCGAGGAGCTGCTCCTCGGCCACATCCAGCGCGGCGACAAGGTGGAGATCGACGTCGACGACCAGGGCGCCTTCGTCGTGCGCAAGGTGGAGCCCGTCGCGTCGTGA
- a CDS encoding UvrB/UvrC motif-containing protein, with the protein MMCQECGQRPATLHFTKIVNGDKTEFHLCERCAREKGELIPGMSNTFSIHNLLSGLMNFDVPTHTGHPAQALRCNVCGLTYTQFSKTGRFGCPACYEAFDAHLEPLFRRLHGATAHTGKVPARAGGVMRLARELERLKAELKQAVAREEFERAAQLRDRIRQLEAQIDHA; encoded by the coding sequence ATGATGTGCCAAGAGTGCGGGCAGCGCCCCGCGACGCTCCATTTTACGAAGATCGTCAACGGCGACAAGACGGAGTTTCACCTGTGCGAGCGATGTGCACGGGAAAAGGGCGAGCTGATCCCGGGCATGAGCAACACCTTCTCCATTCACAACCTGCTTTCGGGGCTGATGAACTTTGACGTGCCCACCCATACCGGCCACCCGGCGCAGGCGTTGCGCTGCAACGTCTGCGGACTGACCTATACGCAGTTTTCCAAGACCGGCCGCTTCGGCTGCCCGGCCTGCTACGAAGCCTTCGATGCGCACCTTGAACCGCTCTTTCGCCGGCTGCACGGGGCGACGGCCCATACGGGCAAGGTGCCGGCGCGGGCCGGCGGCGTCATGCGCCTTGCCCGCGAGCTGGAGCGGCTCAAAGCGGAGCTGAAGCAGGCCGTGGCCCGCGAAGAGTTCGAGCGGGCCGCCCAGCTGCGCGACCGCATCCGTCAGCTGGAAGCGCAGATCGATCACGCGTAA